In the Acidimicrobiales bacterium genome, CGGCTTTTGGAGCGCAGGATCGAGGAGTTCCGCAAGGCCTTCGTGGACGTTCCTCACGGGCCCGGCCGGCTGGAGCGGGCCGTCGACGTGCTTTGGTCGATGTTCGAGTCGTCGACGTTCGTCGCGATGGCCGAGCTCTGGGTCGCCGCCCGGACCGATCCTGATCTCGCCTCTGCTGTGGTCGAGATGGACCGGCGTTTCGTCGAGGAGTGCACGACCGTCTACGCCGAACTTTTTTCTCAGGAGGACGGCCGCAACCAGGAACTCGATGACATGGCCGTCAGCTTCGCGTTCGCCTTGATGGACGGCCTCGCCTTCCAGCGCCTCGTGCCGAAGCCGTACCAGCGTCCTGCCGGCGACTACCTCGAGGCCCTCAAGGCAATCGCCGCGATGTTCAGCAACCCCCCGGAAGGAGCCGAACACCCATGACCGCTGTCCCTACCGAGCTGGTCGACGAGGAGCCCCAACGATCGGCCGCCGGCGGCTGGGAGGCGCTCCTCAGCCGCCTGAGCCAGCTGTCGATCACCAAGCATTTCGACGCGTACGCCGATGTCGACTGGGACTCGCCCGAGATGCGGATCGATCGAGACGATCCCCGGTGGATGCTGCGCGAAGACGATCCGCTCGGGCGGACCGACTGGTACAGAAACCTTGCACCGGCTGAACAGGCCGGCCTCGGACTCGATTTGATCGCTTCAAAGATGAAGCTCGGTTTGCAGTTCGAGAGCATCCTGAAGCAGGGCCTTCTCCGGTTCGCAGCGGACCTCCCGAACGGCTCACCGGAGTTCCGTTACTGCTACCACGAGCTGATCGAGGAAGCACAGCATTCGTTGATGTTTCAGGAGTTCGTGAACCGGAGCGGATTCGATGCCAGGGGACTGACCAAGCTCGATCGCATCGGCGCCGCGCACGTGATTCGCCTGGCGCGGCAGTTCCCGGAGCTCTTCTTCGTGTTTGTGCTGGGCGGGGAGGACCCGATCGACCACGTTCAGCGGCGAGAACTTCGGAGCGGATCGGTGATCCATCCGCTGACCGAGAGGATCATGCGGATACACGTGACCGAGGAGGCCCGCCACCTTTCGTTCGCGCGCCACTATCTCAAGCGGCGCGTGCCAGCGCTCCGACGCTCGCGGCGCGCCCAGCTCGCGGTCGGAGCACCACTGATCCTCGCCGGGATGGCCCAAATGATGCTGCGCCCCTCCCGTCAGATCGTCGTCAAGTACCGGATCCCGAAGGCTGTGCTCGACGAGGCCTACAGAAAGAACCCCGATCATCACGCGGCAACCATCGAGTCGCTGCAGAAGGTGCGGAGGCTCTGCGAGGAGTTGGGCTTGCTGAGCCCGGCGTACAAGCGGCTGTGGCGGACCCTTGGTCTGGCTGACGGTCGACCGAGCGCAAGCAAGCAGGCGTAACGCAGGTCATGTCCGGGCCGAGCCGGGGCGACCTGGCGCCGTTCCAGCGGCTCTTCGAGCCCGCACGGCTTCTCGAGCCGTCCCACTGGCAGCTGCTCGGGCTGCTCGGGTGGGCCAGCTTCTTCGAAGGCTACGACCTGAACATCGTCATCTTCGCGCTGCCCCACATCCGGTCAAGTTACGGGCTGAGCCAATCGTCGGCTTCGCTCTGGCTCAGCCTCCTGTATCTCGGCGCGCTACCTGCGATCTTCATCGCTCGACGAGCGGACCGGCACGGACGGCGGCGGGTCCTGCTCGCGTCGATCTGCGGGTACACGATCGCGACCGCCGCCACAGGGTTCGCGCCGTCGATCGCGGCGTTCGCCGGCTGCCAGTTTGCGGCGCGGCTGTTCCTCGCGACCGAGATGTCGGTCAGCTGGACGGTGATTGCGGAGGAGCTGCCCAAGGGAGCCAGAGGCTTCGGCTTCGGATTTCTCGCAACGCTCGACATTCTCGGCGCCGGGTTCGGCTCTCTGCTGTACGGGGTCGTGCTCGCGCCGCTCGGCGTATCGTGGCGGTGGTTGTACGGTGCCGCGGTGCCGGTGCTGGTTGTCGTGGTGTGGCTGCGCCGGCGCCTGCCGGAAAGCCGTCGATACCAGCGAGTCGCCACCTCCCGCACCTGGTCCCGATGGGGCGAGATCACGCACCGGCCTTACGCGCGCAACCTCGTGCTGGTGTGTGCCCTTGCGCTGCTGGTCAATGTGACCACGCAGGCAACGGTCTTCGTCATCGACTTCCTCGAGTCGCAGCGCCACATGTCGACCTCATCCGCCAACCTCACCCTCGTCGCCGCCGGCGCGATAGCTATACCGATACTCGCGGCGGCCGGATCGCTCAGCGACCGGCTCGGCCGGAAAACAGTCGGCTGCGCGTTCCTCGCCGTCGGCGTCCTTGGCCTGTACCTCTTCTTCTTCGCCGCTCATGGAGTGCTCGAATTGCTCGGTGCGCTCGCGCTCACCTACTTCGGCAGCTTCGGAGCGTGGCCTTCCCTCGGTGCCTACGGGACGGAGCTGTTCCCGACCAGCCTGCGCGCGCTAGGTAACTCTTGCGCCGGCGCGGCGAAGGTGGTTGGCCAATGCCTCGGGTTCGTGGTCGCGGGTGTGCTGATCGCTGGCACCCGAAGCCTCCCTTACGGCGTGGCCATCCTCACCGCAGGTCCGATCGTGGCTATACCGTTGGTGGTCTTCTTCATGCCCGAGACGAGCGGGCGCGACCTCGACGAGACCGCAGGGGAGGCACTCGCCGGGATAGCTGCAAGTCCAGTCGCGGTAGTGGCCCCCAGCGCACGGTAGGGCGATGATCTTTCTCGCCGGGGGTACCGGTTAGTCAACGGGCGAGGTGCGACGCGGCGGACCCCATCAGATCGAGGAAGTTGTCGCAGTAGAAGCGCCGCCGAACGTCGTCGGTCGCGTCACCCAGCGATGACTCGAAGCGCTCTATAGGCCGCCGGCCACCCTCCACGTGGGGATAGTCCGACGAGAACATGCATACGTCTGGGCCGCTCTGGTCGATTATCCAGCCGACGTCCTCGGTCGGATAGGGGGTAGCCCTGACCTGACGCCGCACGTACTCGGTCGGGCGCAGCGAAAGGGCGCGGAGCCGTTCTTCGTGGCGCCCGAAGGCTTCGAGAGCGGACTCCATCTGCCGAGTCCACGACGGAAGCCAAATCGCGCCCTGCTCGATGACCCCGAACATGAGCTTCGGGAACCGTTCGAGCACCCCGTCGAAGATCATCGTCGCCAGCGTCTGCATCGGCGGATGGGGTATGCCCATGTAATCGACGGACCGGAAGTTCTCCTCCCCGCCGTGGAAGTCGGGCGGCACCGGTAGACCGTTGCGGAAGTAGTTGGGGTCGATCAGGGTTCCCGTACCCCCGACGTGGAAGACAACGGGTAGGCCCCCTTCCTGGGCCTGCGCCCAAACCGGATCGAGGCCGGTATGGCTGGGGGAGTGGCCTGCCGGGCAGCCCGATGGCACCAGCAGCGCCGCGGCCCCGTCGTCGATTACTTCTCGGGCGATCTCCTCGGCAAGCGCGAAGTCGGCGAGGGGCACGTAACAGGTCGGCAGAAGCCGGGAGTCCGCGGCGCAGAACTCGAGCATTGCCCGGTTGTGCGCGCGAGCGGTGCCGTAGGCCAACGCCAAGTCGCCCGAGTGCTCCCAGTCGTGCAGCCGGCTGTTGTGGAAGGTGTTGAACACCAGCTGGCTGGAGAAGCCGAGCAGGTCGAGCGCGCGTCCACGATCGTCGGGCAAGAACGAGCCGGTCGCCGCAAAGTTCTTGCGCAGCATGATCTGCTCGGCCTCCTCCGCCCGGTAGCTGTAAGACCGGTGTCGCTCGGCGAGTCGCTCGAAAGCGGCTTCGAGGTCCCGTTGCTGCTCTTCGGGGTCACCTGTCTGGCGAAGCTCGTTGCCTCCCGGGTAGCGCAGCGGTTGGATTTTGTCCCTGATCGATGGATCAGCGTGATCCCGGAGCCAGTTCGGCGTCTCCATGACGTGCGCGTCGGCGTCGTGGATCACCCGACCGGGGACCGCGTTGTAGGGCCGGGATGCCAGGTCGTCAACGGTTGCCACCGCGCGAGCTTCGCGCCGCGGGTCTGGGTTCGCAGTCATGAGGCAGCTGGCGTGAATTTCACCGGCATGCTGTGGTACCCGACGATGAAGCTGCTGGCGAGCC is a window encoding:
- a CDS encoding TetR/AcrR family transcriptional regulator, which produces MASKRQQPAVTPTGRPMQQRAIDTRTALLDAAIDCLVEIGYGATTTIETARRAGVSRGAQLHHFPTKTQLLTSAVERLLERRIEEFRKAFVDVPHGPGRLERAVDVLWSMFESSTFVAMAELWVAARTDPDLASAVVEMDRRFVEECTTVYAELFSQEDGRNQELDDMAVSFAFALMDGLAFQRLVPKPYQRPAGDYLEALKAIAAMFSNPPEGAEHP
- a CDS encoding diiron oxygenase, translated to MTAVPTELVDEEPQRSAAGGWEALLSRLSQLSITKHFDAYADVDWDSPEMRIDRDDPRWMLREDDPLGRTDWYRNLAPAEQAGLGLDLIASKMKLGLQFESILKQGLLRFAADLPNGSPEFRYCYHELIEEAQHSLMFQEFVNRSGFDARGLTKLDRIGAAHVIRLARQFPELFFVFVLGGEDPIDHVQRRELRSGSVIHPLTERIMRIHVTEEARHLSFARHYLKRRVPALRRSRRAQLAVGAPLILAGMAQMMLRPSRQIVVKYRIPKAVLDEAYRKNPDHHAATIESLQKVRRLCEELGLLSPAYKRLWRTLGLADGRPSASKQA
- a CDS encoding MFS transporter: MSGPSRGDLAPFQRLFEPARLLEPSHWQLLGLLGWASFFEGYDLNIVIFALPHIRSSYGLSQSSASLWLSLLYLGALPAIFIARRADRHGRRRVLLASICGYTIATAATGFAPSIAAFAGCQFAARLFLATEMSVSWTVIAEELPKGARGFGFGFLATLDILGAGFGSLLYGVVLAPLGVSWRWLYGAAVPVLVVVVWLRRRLPESRRYQRVATSRTWSRWGEITHRPYARNLVLVCALALLVNVTTQATVFVIDFLESQRHMSTSSANLTLVAAGAIAIPILAAAGSLSDRLGRKTVGCAFLAVGVLGLYLFFFAAHGVLELLGALALTYFGSFGAWPSLGAYGTELFPTSLRALGNSCAGAAKVVGQCLGFVVAGVLIAGTRSLPYGVAILTAGPIVAIPLVVFFMPETSGRDLDETAGEALAGIAASPVAVVAPSAR
- a CDS encoding amidohydrolase family protein, with protein sequence MATVDDLASRPYNAVPGRVIHDADAHVMETPNWLRDHADPSIRDKIQPLRYPGGNELRQTGDPEEQQRDLEAAFERLAERHRSYSYRAEEAEQIMLRKNFAATGSFLPDDRGRALDLLGFSSQLVFNTFHNSRLHDWEHSGDLALAYGTARAHNRAMLEFCAADSRLLPTCYVPLADFALAEEIAREVIDDGAAALLVPSGCPAGHSPSHTGLDPVWAQAQEGGLPVVFHVGGTGTLIDPNYFRNGLPVPPDFHGGEENFRSVDYMGIPHPPMQTLATMIFDGVLERFPKLMFGVIEQGAIWLPSWTRQMESALEAFGRHEERLRALSLRPTEYVRRQVRATPYPTEDVGWIIDQSGPDVCMFSSDYPHVEGGRRPIERFESSLGDATDDVRRRFYCDNFLDLMGSAASHLAR